The following proteins are encoded in a genomic region of Candidatus Delongbacteria bacterium:
- a CDS encoding SUMF1/EgtB/PvdO family nonheme iron enzyme — protein sequence MRLIVLIIFFYYVILSSKTVYGEAEYSYSDNESYLHAKEICKNIAIKNAMESFAVFIKSESKVENYSLTEEYIISQSMGFLTGLEFIGKIEDKGNSYISYKIKAEIDEQKVMEALNLKFKSDEVQSENVKNETTKIFNDSENLVLVEGGSFIMGSDFGRADELPTREIELNSFYISKHEVTQKLWTDVMKYNPSAFLGQNERDLNRPVDNVSWFEAIQFCNKLSILQGLEECYSGLEGDVKCDFNKNGYRLPTEAEWEFACIGGNKTNKYKYSGSNDVNDVAVYLLDDKCTLPVASKNHNEIGCYDMSGNVWEWCNDWYGKYDISERFCPDGPSSGLYKVLRGGSSQSNSAYQTCTIRMSDLPKSNYSRYGFRLVKKAD from the coding sequence ATGAGGTTAATTGTTTTAATTATTTTTTTTTACTATGTAATTCTTAGTTCTAAAACAGTTTATGGAGAAGCTGAGTACTCCTATAGCGATAATGAAAGCTATCTCCATGCAAAAGAGATATGTAAAAATATTGCAATTAAAAATGCTATGGAATCTTTTGCTGTTTTTATTAAATCTGAATCGAAAGTTGAAAACTATTCACTTACAGAAGAGTATATCATTTCTCAATCAATGGGTTTTTTGACAGGCTTGGAATTCATAGGCAAAATTGAGGATAAAGGGAATTCATATATCAGCTATAAAATTAAAGCAGAGATAGATGAGCAAAAAGTGATGGAAGCTCTTAATTTAAAGTTCAAAAGTGATGAAGTACAATCTGAAAATGTTAAAAATGAGACAACAAAAATATTCAATGATTCTGAGAATTTAGTTTTGGTTGAGGGTGGATCATTTATTATGGGTAGTGATTTTGGCAGAGCCGATGAACTTCCAACAAGAGAGATAGAATTAAATAGTTTTTATATTTCCAAACATGAGGTAACTCAAAAATTGTGGACAGATGTCATGAAATATAATCCTTCTGCCTTTTTAGGTCAAAATGAGAGAGATTTAAACAGACCTGTTGACAATGTTTCCTGGTTTGAAGCAATTCAGTTTTGTAATAAGCTGAGCATTCTGCAAGGTTTGGAAGAGTGTTATTCCGGTTTGGAAGGAGATGTAAAATGTGATTTCAATAAAAATGGATACAGACTACCAACTGAAGCAGAATGGGAGTTTGCATGCATAGGGGGTAATAAAACAAATAAATATAAATACTCAGGCTCCAATGATGTAAATGATGTTGCTGTTTATTTGTTGGATGATAAGTGTACTTTGCCCGTTGCATCAAAAAATCACAATGAAATTGGTTGTTATGATATGAGCGGAAATGTCTGGGAATGGTGTAATGACTGGTATGGCAAGTATGATATTAGCGAAAGATTTTGTCCGGATGGTCCATCATCAGGATTGTACAAAGTTTTACGTGGAGGCTCCAGTCAAAGTAATTCAGCTTACCAAACCTGTACTATCAGGATGAGTGACTTACCAAAATCCAATTATTCCAGATACGGATTTAGATTAGTTAAAAAAGCTGATTAA
- a CDS encoding methyltransferase domain-containing protein codes for MERFINELASLQVESMLDIATGTGHFIKTIEKYVPNKLVYTGIDINSEVLDRAAEEIKNYTNLESRVKLINADFTAGCFNQNEFDLVSISNSLHHFRSLNDCFSEIRRVLKNEGRFIINEMISDENQSIQELNHVKLHHWYANLDRSKGCYHRETYRKNELEDLVRSNLGNEFTSEIYSPGLDVVNMKSFTDRIIDSMNQTIAKLDKKKNSLEIETGIMIRQEIEENGITFPKSIFILGKKCG; via the coding sequence ATGGAAAGATTTATAAATGAATTAGCATCGCTACAGGTTGAATCAATGTTGGATATAGCTACAGGAACTGGTCATTTCATTAAAACAATCGAAAAATATGTTCCTAATAAACTTGTTTATACAGGCATAGACATAAATTCTGAAGTTCTAGATAGAGCTGCTGAGGAGATTAAGAATTACACAAATTTGGAGAGCAGAGTAAAACTTATCAATGCCGATTTTACAGCAGGCTGTTTTAATCAGAACGAATTTGATTTAGTATCCATTTCCAACTCTTTGCATCATTTTAGAAGTCTAAATGATTGTTTTTCAGAAATAAGAAGAGTTTTGAAAAATGAAGGAAGATTTATTATAAACGAAATGATATCTGACGAGAATCAATCTATTCAAGAATTGAATCACGTAAAATTACATCATTGGTATGCAAATCTAGACAGATCTAAAGGGTGTTATCATAGAGAAACCTATAGAAAAAATGAGCTTGAGGATTTAGTAAGATCTAATTTAGGTAATGAATTCACTTCAGAAATATATTCTCCAGGTTTAGATGTCGTTAACATGAAAAGTTTTACAGATAGAATTATTGATTCAATGAATCAAACAATTGCAAAACTGGATAAAAAGAAAAATTCTTTGGAAATCGAAACTGGTATAATGATCAGACAAGAAATTGAAGAGAATGGAATCACTTTTCCGAAATCGATTTTTATTCTTGGAAAAAAATGTGGATAG
- a CDS encoding 4Fe-4S binding protein: MAHKISDSCIACGACMPECPVDAISEGEIYKIDPDTCIDCGACVSVCPSDAISAQ; this comes from the coding sequence ATGGCTCATAAAATTAGTGATTCTTGTATTGCATGTGGTGCTTGTATGCCAGAATGTCCAGTTGACGCAATTTCTGAAGGCGAAATCTATAAAATTGATCCAGATACTTGTATCGATTGTGGAGCTTGTGTTTCTGTATGTCCTTCTGATGCTATATCTGCACAATAA
- a CDS encoding nucleotidyltransferase domain-containing protein, with translation MDRYGLTDFDNEIIKDIFKNYPNIKEVIVFGSRATGSFRKASDIDFAIKGDNISNIIGNLIADFEESDLIYRVDIVDYGRIKSENLLENVNNFGKIYYQKMQCFNSLKESP, from the coding sequence GTGGACAGATATGGTTTAACTGATTTTGATAATGAGATTATAAAAGACATTTTTAAGAACTATCCCAATATAAAAGAGGTTATTGTTTTTGGTTCAAGAGCAACTGGATCATTTAGAAAAGCTTCAGATATTGATTTTGCAATTAAAGGAGATAATATTTCAAATATAATTGGGAATTTGATTGCAGATTTTGAAGAGTCTGATCTGATTTATCGTGTTGATATTGTTGACTATGGAAGGATCAAATCAGAAAATTTGCTAGAGAATGTTAATAACTTTGGAAAGATTTATTACCAGAAGATGCAATGTTTTAATAGTTTAAAAGAATCTCCTTGA
- a CDS encoding nucleotidyltransferase substrate binding protein, whose translation MKDYLEEQGFLDVSSPKNVIRKAYEENIIRDANAWIKALNDRNRTSHAYEETIVSEVASDIVNFHFNLFMELFLLLQKET comes from the coding sequence ATGAAAGATTATTTGGAAGAACAAGGTTTCTTAGATGTCAGTTCTCCTAAAAATGTTATCAGAAAAGCTTATGAAGAGAATATTATTAGAGATGCTAATGCCTGGATAAAAGCTCTGAATGACAGGAACAGAACTTCACATGCTTACGAGGAGACGATTGTAAGCGAAGTAGCTTCTGATATCGTAAATTTCCACTTCAATCTATTTATGGAACTTTTTCTACTTTTGCAAAAGGAGACTTAG
- a CDS encoding T9SS type A sorting domain-containing protein, producing MKKLSLFLLLLIISAAYSGELKVKSVFGQPVNGMTETKDALIKSGILYLEDNNKTDIPEVLPAIYSLEQNYPNPFNPTTTIKFSIANAERVEIMVYNIKGEIVSRVVNADFKAGFHSVNFDGSSLASGQYFYKITAGQFSDIKKMIMVK from the coding sequence ATGAAAAAGTTAAGTTTATTCCTACTGCTACTGATCATCAGTGCAGCATATTCAGGAGAACTGAAGGTGAAATCAGTGTTTGGACAACCGGTGAATGGAATGACAGAAACAAAAGATGCTCTTATTAAATCTGGTATTCTTTATCTTGAAGATAACAACAAAACCGATATTCCTGAGGTTCTACCTGCCATATATTCTCTTGAGCAGAATTATCCTAATCCTTTTAACCCAACTACTACAATTAAATTTTCTATAGCAAATGCTGAGAGAGTGGAGATAATGGTTTACAATATTAAAGGAGAGATTGTATCCAGAGTAGTAAACGCGGATTTTAAAGCTGGTTTTCATAGTGTAAATTTCGATGGAAGCAGTTTAGCTTCAGGTCAATATTTCTATAAAATTACAGCTGGTCAATTCTCCGATATTAAAAAAATGATAATGGTTAAATAG
- the tilS gene encoding tRNA lysidine(34) synthetase TilS produces the protein MLNNVRNFIFENLGLGKKFIVGFSGGADSLALLHILKSLKDEGLVADILAIHFNHNLRGFESDGDEEFCKNFCKANNIRFESYSLNVDEFANSHGFHTEEAARKLRSSKLNEVLTKEGFDFIALGHHKGDLVETTLFNIFRGSGIAGLCSLRKLRGNIVRPLLDFSKEEILEYCQSKNLKFRTDSSNLSNDYSRNKIRNIIIPVIEKELERNIINPVYRLSSLAYEQESFIKREVLKLFNRDDLVSKDETSIIIVRNRLLEIDPFLQNELIKFIIRRYLGNLPSMLHMEKILDLETEFYKFQNLLIFKLDDRIIFKKDEIIETFLEFDKVYDLFLEKVKFSEGSDNGKFKVSKNSIRGKLRITKFTPDDVFHPYGKKGAVSVKRIMGEKKIASVLRDYIPVVRDDEKIVYIPSVGTDRRTAVKDGDDVVWVGNV, from the coding sequence ATGTTAAATAATGTTCGAAATTTTATATTTGAAAACCTTGGATTAGGTAAAAAATTTATAGTTGGATTCAGTGGAGGGGCTGATTCGCTAGCCCTTCTACATATTTTGAAAAGTTTAAAAGATGAAGGTCTCGTAGCTGACATATTAGCAATACATTTTAATCATAACCTCAGAGGATTTGAAAGTGATGGAGACGAAGAGTTCTGTAAAAATTTCTGCAAAGCCAATAATATTAGATTTGAAAGTTACTCTTTAAATGTAGACGAATTTGCTAATAGTCATGGCTTTCACACCGAAGAGGCAGCTAGAAAATTACGAAGTTCAAAACTAAATGAAGTACTTACTAAAGAAGGTTTTGATTTTATTGCTTTAGGTCATCATAAGGGAGATCTGGTTGAAACCACACTTTTTAATATTTTCCGGGGTAGCGGAATAGCCGGACTTTGTTCACTCAGAAAATTACGTGGAAATATTGTCAGACCATTGCTTGATTTTTCCAAAGAGGAGATACTGGAATATTGCCAAAGCAAAAACCTCAAGTTTAGAACTGATAGCTCCAATTTGAGTAATGATTATTCAAGGAATAAGATCAGAAACATTATTATTCCTGTAATTGAAAAAGAGCTTGAAAGAAATATTATTAATCCGGTTTATAGATTGTCTAGTTTAGCTTATGAACAGGAAAGTTTTATAAAGCGAGAAGTTTTAAAACTTTTTAATCGTGATGATCTTGTCAGTAAAGATGAAACTTCAATTATCATCGTAAGGAACAGATTACTTGAGATTGATCCTTTTTTGCAGAATGAATTAATTAAGTTTATCATTAGAAGATATCTAGGTAATTTGCCAAGTATGCTTCATATGGAGAAAATTTTGGATCTCGAAACAGAATTTTATAAATTTCAAAACTTGTTGATTTTTAAACTTGATGATAGAATTATTTTCAAAAAAGATGAAATCATTGAAACCTTTTTAGAGTTTGATAAGGTTTATGATCTTTTTTTGGAGAAGGTTAAATTTTCGGAAGGAAGTGATAATGGTAAGTTCAAAGTCAGTAAAAATTCCATTAGAGGAAAATTGAGGATTACTAAATTCACTCCAGATGATGTTTTCCATCCATACGGGAAAAAGGGTGCTGTTTCGGTTAAGAGGATTATGGGGGAAAAGAAAATAGCGAGTGTTTTGAGGGATTACATTCCTGTTGTGAGAGATGACGAGAAAATTGTTTATATACCTAGTGTAGGAACTGATCGAAGAACTGCTGTTAAGGATGGAGATGATGTTGTATGGGTTGGGAATGTATGA
- a CDS encoding N-6 DNA methylase, with product MKYYDIKDSAEYLGVSKATVDNWIKRGIISKDAENGFSEEVLSNFKIGISSGEMKLLQGRANRIANFTKVIPQEYLTDKNSISKIIKILNYIDENNLNIKSVLPVFAISLLANKKYIDVEFINGKISLKVLKKFNSNIADELNLWMKEENVSKISEHMEFLISLELPNENDTLGLIYQACEALNSKSIRGAFFTPVEMVDYVLGDLAEGTFLDPCCGTGQFLLERASFDRSPDLVYGIDVDNSSVRISRINLMLMFPEKDFVPNIFKADFLTENISQITKIDSFDNIATNPPWGIKFTKVEKEEIGKLIGKQYTSDSFAMFLKKSYDLLSDNGLLNFLLPESFTNIATHKEVRRFIIENTKIQKIHLHGKYFTGVLSPLVTLLSKKQKVNNQKFWMITETESFMAEYKDNSQFRLTNSMNIVYSEILEIMEKKGVKLLSLKDLWFLGIVTGNNNDLVKENYDGECGLIIGGKNVSDNKIDYGNKYLVLDKGRFQQNVDLDFFKIKPKLVYSFISSDLKFAVDNMGVFTLNSLNCIVLKKYKDLTNEFSEYLNSKTANFFWKINFNTIKVLKSDLMEIPFPSINFLKSSEFRNVIESKITEDIDKIIYKYFGFSKYQINIIEKCCGA from the coding sequence ATGAAATATTATGATATAAAAGATTCGGCGGAATATCTTGGTGTGTCAAAAGCTACAGTAGATAATTGGATAAAGAGAGGTATTATCTCCAAAGATGCTGAAAATGGTTTTTCTGAAGAGGTTTTATCGAATTTTAAAATTGGTATTAGTTCAGGTGAGATGAAACTATTACAGGGAAGAGCGAATAGAATTGCCAATTTTACTAAAGTTATACCTCAGGAATATTTAACTGACAAAAACTCAATTTCAAAAATTATAAAAATTTTGAACTATATCGATGAAAACAATTTAAATATCAAATCAGTTTTGCCCGTTTTTGCAATTTCATTATTAGCAAATAAAAAATATATCGATGTTGAATTTATCAATGGTAAAATTTCACTAAAAGTTCTTAAAAAATTTAATTCAAATATCGCCGATGAACTTAATTTATGGATGAAAGAGGAAAATGTTTCAAAAATTTCGGAGCATATGGAATTTTTAATTTCTCTTGAACTACCAAATGAGAACGACACACTGGGTTTAATCTATCAAGCATGTGAAGCTTTAAACTCAAAGTCAATTAGAGGAGCATTTTTTACACCAGTAGAGATGGTTGATTATGTTCTTGGGGATTTAGCTGAGGGAACTTTTTTAGATCCTTGTTGCGGGACAGGTCAGTTTCTTTTAGAAAGAGCAAGTTTTGATAGATCGCCAGATTTAGTTTATGGAATTGACGTAGATAATAGTTCTGTCAGGATTAGTAGAATTAATTTGATGCTTATGTTTCCTGAAAAAGATTTTGTACCAAATATTTTCAAAGCTGATTTTTTGACAGAAAATATTTCTCAAATTACAAAAATAGATAGTTTTGACAATATAGCAACAAACCCTCCTTGGGGAATCAAATTTACAAAAGTTGAAAAGGAGGAGATTGGTAAACTGATTGGTAAGCAATACACTTCTGATTCTTTTGCCATGTTTCTAAAGAAATCTTATGATTTACTAAGTGATAATGGATTATTAAATTTTTTACTTCCAGAATCTTTTACGAATATCGCAACTCATAAAGAGGTTAGAAGATTTATAATCGAAAATACTAAAATTCAAAAAATTCATCTGCATGGAAAATACTTTACTGGAGTATTAAGTCCGCTTGTAACACTACTTTCTAAGAAACAAAAGGTTAATAATCAAAAATTTTGGATGATAACTGAAACTGAGTCTTTCATGGCAGAATATAAGGATAATTCTCAATTCAGATTAACAAACTCTATGAATATAGTTTATAGTGAAATTCTAGAAATTATGGAGAAAAAGGGTGTAAAACTTTTATCTCTAAAGGATTTATGGTTTCTCGGAATTGTTACGGGGAATAACAATGATTTAGTGAAAGAAAATTATGATGGAGAATGTGGGCTTATCATTGGTGGTAAGAATGTATCTGACAATAAGATAGACTATGGGAATAAATATTTAGTACTGGACAAAGGTAGATTTCAGCAGAATGTAGACCTTGATTTCTTCAAAATCAAGCCTAAACTAGTATATAGCTTTATCTCATCTGACCTTAAATTTGCAGTTGACAATATGGGCGTATTTACCTTAAACAGTCTAAATTGTATCGTTTTAAAGAAGTATAAAGATTTAACTAATGAATTTTCGGAATATCTAAATTCTAAAACTGCTAATTTTTTCTGGAAAATCAACTTCAATACTATTAAAGTTTTAAAATCTGATCTAATGGAAATCCCATTTCCTAGTATTAACTTTCTAAAATCATCAGAATTTAGAAATGTTATTGAATCAAAAATCACTGAAGATATAGATAAAATCATTTATAAATATTTTGGTTTTAGTAAATATCAAATTAACATTATTGAAAAGTGCTGTGGAGCTTAA
- a CDS encoding insulinase family protein — protein sequence MKTKLSMIILILVMSSLVFGQKIVQKTLPNGMEVVVKENKSNNSVGFYCYVKTGSIHEHLYQGKGLSHFLEHIVSGGTTSKRTEAEYTKINEEIGALVNAYTIFGVTAYHIQVQNEYLDKALEVLSENVQYCAVDQAEVDREKEVIVKEFVMRVSPPQAQLRNRDRALNFMTSHVNDEVIGYIDLFKTVTRDELYDYYKKRYMPNNMVFVAAGNFDAEETMAKIENAFKDFKRGVLVPIPQPQEEIRSGNYKFIEEFDIQNPVGSITKLVDASEYRDFSAIELTTEILFGKRTAPVNYKLYEELKKVNYVYGYFNQGGYLPENMIKIGFEASNVEELDGIVKTIDDEIQKFLNKGISQKDIDDVISRMKAQKIMSVPTVDDDCSDLGWNMISHGVPEMFDIKMESFSRVKPADIERVIKRYFLDGNRVVFYGVPTGSKQKLENNETPVVIGDIVKKELKDDTTLLHKINTQAPVVHGSIFVPSSTDFEKMEEVGLLEFMVSCMKEAGSEDYSSLEMSSWIEDHAVKLDININRSGLFIEYTVTKFDHDELVKRILDIVNNPLFSEHEVELVREAKINNYQRSLSDPEAQHDEFKKSVLYPGTKDGVPESEIIERIKTVSVDKLKDLHEEFIKSESMVISLFGDIDEATAVKEAVFIREKFPEGSIDRDKLGLVIKTNEGLFENKYDFEQVNVNINYIAPTSKDDDFYTMNVINQILSGQGSNRLHKATRTVNDLAYFAYSQYSWGEDYGYLRMISQTSVQNKDELIKTLQNEAQRLVNGEVTQEEIKLACDAYQMLLAAYFTDDILIGVATSYEARGMGYDFLFRSIEDMRKVTPEMIKACAEKYLTKGAVLVSYPNENVKRVVE from the coding sequence ATGAAAACAAAACTCTCGATGATAATACTGATACTGGTAATGTCATCTCTAGTTTTTGGACAAAAAATTGTTCAGAAAACACTTCCAAACGGTATGGAAGTTGTCGTTAAAGAGAATAAATCAAATAATTCAGTAGGGTTTTACTGCTATGTAAAGACTGGGTCTATTCATGAACATTTATATCAGGGTAAAGGTTTGTCTCATTTCTTAGAGCATATAGTTTCTGGTGGAACTACATCAAAGAGAACTGAAGCTGAGTACACAAAAATCAATGAAGAGATTGGTGCTCTTGTAAACGCTTATACAATTTTTGGTGTTACAGCTTATCACATTCAAGTACAAAACGAATATCTTGATAAAGCTCTAGAAGTTTTAAGTGAAAACGTACAATATTGTGCCGTAGATCAAGCTGAAGTTGATCGTGAAAAAGAGGTTATCGTTAAAGAATTTGTAATGAGAGTTTCACCTCCACAAGCACAATTGAGAAATAGAGACAGAGCATTGAATTTTATGACTTCTCATGTAAATGATGAAGTAATTGGATATATCGATCTTTTTAAAACAGTTACTAGAGACGAACTCTATGATTATTATAAAAAAAGATATATGCCAAATAATATGGTTTTTGTAGCTGCTGGTAATTTTGACGCTGAAGAAACTATGGCAAAAATTGAAAACGCTTTCAAAGATTTTAAAAGAGGTGTTTTAGTTCCTATACCTCAACCACAAGAAGAGATTAGATCTGGAAACTACAAATTCATTGAGGAATTTGATATACAAAATCCAGTTGGGTCTATTACCAAATTGGTAGATGCTTCTGAATATAGAGATTTTTCAGCTATTGAACTTACTACTGAGATTTTGTTTGGTAAAAGAACTGCTCCAGTAAACTACAAACTTTATGAAGAACTTAAAAAAGTAAATTATGTTTATGGTTACTTCAATCAAGGTGGATATTTACCTGAAAATATGATCAAAATTGGTTTTGAAGCATCAAATGTGGAAGAACTTGATGGTATTGTTAAAACTATTGATGATGAAATTCAAAAATTTCTTAATAAAGGCATAAGTCAAAAAGATATTGACGATGTGATTAGCAGAATGAAAGCTCAGAAAATTATGAGCGTGCCAACTGTTGATGATGATTGTTCAGATCTTGGTTGGAACATGATCTCACATGGTGTCCCTGAAATGTTTGATATCAAGATGGAATCATTCTCAAGAGTTAAACCGGCTGATATCGAGAGAGTTATAAAGAGATATTTCTTAGATGGTAATAGAGTCGTGTTTTACGGAGTTCCAACAGGTTCAAAACAAAAACTTGAAAATAACGAAACTCCAGTTGTAATTGGTGATATCGTTAAAAAAGAACTTAAAGACGATACTACGTTATTACATAAAATTAATACTCAAGCTCCTGTAGTACATGGTAGTATTTTTGTGCCAAGTTCAACTGATTTTGAAAAAATGGAAGAAGTAGGTTTATTAGAATTTATGGTTTCTTGTATGAAGGAAGCAGGATCAGAAGATTATTCATCCCTTGAAATGTCCAGCTGGATTGAAGATCATGCTGTTAAATTGGATATAAATATTAATCGTTCTGGCCTTTTCATAGAGTATACTGTCACCAAATTTGATCATGATGAACTAGTAAAGAGAATTCTTGATATAGTTAATAACCCGCTATTTTCAGAGCATGAAGTTGAACTTGTTAGAGAAGCAAAAATCAACAATTATCAGAGATCATTATCAGATCCTGAGGCACAGCATGACGAGTTTAAAAAATCAGTTCTTTATCCAGGGACTAAAGACGGGGTTCCTGAAAGTGAAATAATTGAAAGAATTAAAACTGTTAGTGTAGACAAATTAAAGGATCTTCACGAAGAATTTATTAAATCTGAATCTATGGTGATTTCTCTATTTGGAGATATTGATGAAGCTACAGCAGTAAAAGAAGCCGTATTTATTAGGGAAAAGTTTCCTGAAGGAAGTATTGATAGAGATAAGTTAGGTCTTGTAATAAAAACAAATGAAGGTTTGTTCGAAAATAAATACGATTTTGAACAAGTAAACGTGAACATAAACTACATTGCTCCAACTAGCAAAGACGATGACTTCTATACAATGAATGTGATAAATCAAATTCTTTCTGGCCAAGGAAGTAATAGACTTCATAAAGCTACTAGAACTGTTAATGATTTGGCATATTTTGCATACTCACAGTACAGCTGGGGTGAAGATTATGGTTACCTAAGAATGATTTCACAAACCTCAGTTCAAAACAAGGACGAGCTTATCAAAACTCTACAGAATGAAGCACAAAGATTAGTTAATGGTGAAGTAACTCAAGAAGAGATTAAACTTGCTTGTGATGCATATCAAATGCTTTTAGCTGCATATTTTACTGACGATATTCTTATTGGAGTAGCTACTAGTTATGAAGCTAGAGGAATGGGATACGACTTTTTATTTAGATCTATAGAAGATATGAGAAAAGTTACTCCTGAAATGATAAAAGCATGTGCTGAAAAATACCTCACTAAAGGTGCTGTACTTGTATCGTATCCAAATGAAAATGTGAAAAGAGTTGTGGAATAA